A part of Brassica napus cultivar Da-Ae unplaced genomic scaffold, Da-Ae ScsIHWf_251;HRSCAF=421, whole genome shotgun sequence genomic DNA contains:
- the LOC125601295 gene encoding uncharacterized protein LOC125601295: MSSHEEQNRPGNSVAGLSNLQMRALNDSFSNLINTGLEQIHQRLDELQVSQSHPRSRTRTNQPRRNTRSDDEFPDEDAQEDEVRSAYRPRRGHRTRNPGDVNPFARNNRTDDSLNGLKLKIPPFDGKNDPDAFLEWERKIEHVFDCQNYSELRKVRLAATEFSGYAINWYDQVLTHRRRTGERPIETWDELTLLMRKRFVPTHYHRDLHQKLRRLLQGTKSVEDYYQEMEVLITKTDTDEPLDATMARFLSGLNRDIQDRMELQEYGSVEQMLHKAILIEQQLKRRSFSKPATTSKPAYSPKPAYAPKPSYQDKGKSPITTHTAFKTDVSTRDDKGKAVDASSRARDIRCFKCQGLGHYAKNCPNQRVMILLENGEVESEDEQEDKEDLGPIFDEEEESFDYPHHGPLLVARKAWDEPIFDKTDGHANGHTDNDHDPTFDPDSKPIFDDEDSFDYPAHGPLLVTRRSLSIQPKTNEKEQRENLFHSRCLISEKVCSLIIDGGSCTNVASDTLVRKLGLATRPLSRPFRLEWLNETGEQYVKEQVTIPLTIGRYEDEIVCNVLPMDACHVLLGRPWQFDKRTVHDGYTNRHSFDHKGKKITLVPLSPLEVHQDQLQLKKNREQESKPDKPESSIRNSNFFIKQSQVKKSLYSQKPFLLLVYKESLMASTSSNLAPEVPSDLLDVLQEYSDVFPDENPKGLPPVRGIEHQIDFVPGASLPNRPAYRTNPVETKELEKQIGDLMEKGYIRESLSPCAVPVLLVPKKDGSWRMCVDCRAINNITVKYRHPIPRLDDMLDELYGSCVFSKIDLKSGYHQIRMKEGDEWKTAFKTKLGLYEWLVMPFGLTNAPSTFMRLMNHILRAFIGHFVVVYFDDILIYSKNMDEHKKHLKSVLEVLRKEHLFANLGKCSFGTDHVVFLGFVVGAEGLRVDEEKIKAIRDWPSPTNVSEVRSFHGLAGFYRRFVQDFSTIAAPLTEVIKKNVGFKWEQAQEEAFQILKGKLTNAPLLVLPDFSKTFEIECDASGVGIGAVLMQDRKPIAYFSEKLGGATLNYPTYDQELYALVRALQTWQHYLWPKEFVIHTDHQSLKHLKGQQKLNKRHARWVEFIETFPYVIKYKQGKENVVADALSRRYTLLSALETKLLGFEFIKDLYASDPDFKEIFNKCSRVAYGKYYRNSGFLFYDNRLCVPQCSLRELFLRESHGGGLMGHFGIKKTYKAVYDHFYWPSLMKDVERICGRCVVCKKSKAKASNHGLYSALPIPSHPWIDISMDFVLGLPRTKNGRDSIFVVVDRFSKMAHFIPCHKTDDAVQVADLFFREIVRLHGMPKTIVSDRDAKFLSYFWKTLWSKLGTRLMFSTTCHPQTDGQTEVVNRTLSALLRSLVKKNLKSWEDCLPHVEFAYNHAMHSATKFSPFEVVYGFNPLSPLDLLPLPLSERVSTDGKRRADTIKKLHEQVRVNIETKTEGYKRYANKKRKELVFQEGDLVWVHLRKERFPEERKSKLMPRVDGPFRILRRINDNAYQLDLEGKYEISSSFNVSDLSPFLADNPDLWTNPFEEGGNDVPQSEELDHQEGQDIPTEVHRPNQGRAVYRIDPRMDGKELRLDPRPISRTDRTGSSLSRTTRQSQTDGQARSNLGRAELGTGRDFSLLARLERTDRIDELIDPFDQFMHFDHPNLSKAQILHLSEDLGRLWSKMVQETDKTEQTDRPATVLLLAAVQQAEGSL; this comes from the coding sequence ATGAGTAGCCATGAAGAACAAAACCGTCCCGGAAATTCAGTTGCTGGACTGTCTAATCTTCAGATGCGAGCTTTGAATGATTCTTTTTCTAACCTTATAAACACAGGTCTAGAGCAGATCCATCAAAGGCTTGACGAACTTCAAGTAAGCCAGTCCCATCCTAGATCAAGGACAAGAACCAATCAGCCGCGAAGGAATACCCGGTCAGATGATGAGTTTCCTGATGAGGACGCCCAAGAGGACGAGGTCAGATCCGCTTACCGACCAAGAAGAGGTCATAGAACTCGAAACCCAGGTGATGTCAATCCATTTGCTAGAAACAATCGTACTGATGATAGTTTGAACggattgaaattgaaaattccacCTTTTGATGGTAAAAACGACCCTGATGCTTTTCTAGagtgggaaagaaaaattgagcATGTCTTTGATTGTCAAAACTATTCTGAACTTAGAAAAGTAAGGCTTGCGGCCACTGAATTctctggctatgctattaactggtatgatcAAGTGTTGACCCACAGGAGGAGAACAGGTGAGCGGCCGATTGAGACATGGGATGAGCTTACCTTGTTGATGAGGAAACGATTTGTGCCAACCCAttatcaccgcgaccttcaCCAGAAGCTAAGACGTTTGCTTCAAGGAACCAAATCTGTGGAAGACTATTATCAAGAGATGGAAGTTTTGATTACCAAAACGGACACGGATGAACCTTTGGACGCCACTATGGCTCGCTTTCTTTCAGGCCTCAACCGTGACATCCAAGATCGTATGGAGCTTCAAGAGTATGGAAGTGTGGAacagatgctacacaaagccaTCTTGATCGAGCAACAACTCAAGAGAAGGAGTTTCTCAAAACCGGCCACTACTTCTAAGCCGGCCTACTCTCCTAAACCGGCCTATGCTCCTAAGCCAAGCTATCAAGACAAAGGTAAGTCACCTATCACAACACATACTGCCTTTAAAACTGATGTGTCCACTCGTGATGACAAAGGAAAAGCAGTAGACGCCTCAAGCCGAGCAAGAGACATTAGAtgtttcaaatgtcaagggCTAGGACATTATGCCAAGAACTGTCCAAACCAGCGTGTGATGATTCTCTTGGAAAATGGTGAAGTTGAGTCCGAAGATGAACAAGAAGACAAGGAGGATCTTGGTCCTATCTTTGACGAGGAAGAGGAGTCCTTTGACTACCCACATCACGGACCATTACTTGTGGCTAGGAAGGCTTGGGACGAACCCATCTTCGATAAAACGGACGGCCACGCGAACGGCCACACGGACAACGACCATGACCCGACCTTTGATCCAGATTCTAAGCCGATCTTTGATGATGAAGATAGCTTTGACTATCCAGCTCATGGACCACTACTGGTCACTAGACGTTCCTTGAGTATTCAGCCCAAAACCAATGAAaaggaacaaagggagaatctctttcattctCGTTGTTTAATCTCTGAAAAAGTTTGTTCTTTGATCATTGATGGTGGGAGTTGTACTAATGTTGCTAGTGATACTCTTGTCAGGAAATTAGGTCTAGCTACTCGACCTCTTTCacgtcctttcaggttggaatGGCTCAATGAAACTGGTGAACAGTATGTTAAGGAGCAAGTCACGATCCCTCTCACCATTGGTCGTTATGAAGACGAGATTGTGTGCAACGTTCTTCCCATGGATGCTTGTCATGTTCTGTTGGGACGTCCATGGCAGTTTGATAAAAGAACCGTCCATGATGGTTACACAAACCGGCACTCCTTTGACCAtaaaggaaagaagatcacGCTTGTACCACTCTCGCCCTTGGAGGTCCATCAAGACCAGCTCCAACTCAAAAAGAACCGTGAACAAGAGTCCAAACCGGACAAACCTGAGTCCTCAATCCGGAACTCCaacttctttatcaaacaaagtCAGGTTAAGAAGTCTCTTTACTCCCAAAAGCcctttcttttacttgtgtacaAAGAATCTCTGATGGCTTCTACTTCTTCTAACCTTGCACCGGAAGTTCCGAGTGATTTGCTAGACGTCTTGCAGGAATATTCAGATGTCTTTCCAGATGAAAACCCAAAGGGTTTGCCGCCAGTACGAGGGATTGAACATCAGATTGACTTTGTTCCGGGTGCGTCTCTACCTAACCGGCCAGCTTACAGAACCAATCCGGTGGAGACCAAggaacttgagaaacaaattggAGACCTTATGGAGAAAGGTTACATCAGGGAAAGCCTCAGTCCTTGTGCCGTCCCAGTTCTACTTGTCCCCAAAAAGGATGGATcatggcgcatgtgtgtggactgccgtgCCATCAACAACATTACGGTAAAATATAGGCATCCCATTCCTAGACTAGACGACATGCTTGATGAACTTTACGgttcatgtgtcttttctaagatagatttgaaaagtggctatcaccaaatccgaatgaaagaaggtgatgaatggaaaactgcatttaaaaccaagctaggattgtatgaatggttggtcatgccatttggtcttactaatgcacctagcaCTTTCATGCGATTGATGAACCATATCTTGAGAGCATTCATTGGTCATTTTGTGgtagtttactttgatgatattcttATCTACAGCAAGAACATGGATGAACATAAGAAACATTTGAAATCTGTCCTTGAAGTTCTTAGAAAGGAACAtttgtttgctaaccttggaaagtgttcttttggcacagatcatgtggtcttcttaggttttgttgtaggtgctgAAGGACTTAGAGTGGACGAGGAGAAAATCAAAGCCATCCGAGACTGGCCAAGTCCAACGAACGTGAGTGAAGTAAGGAGCTTCCACGGCCTTGCTGGGTTCTATCGACGGTTCGTCCAAGATTTCAGTACCATAGCGGCCCCATTGACCGAAGTCATTAAAAAGAATGTTGGGTTCAAATGGGAACAAGCTCAAGAAGAAGCCTTCCAAATccttaaagggaagttgactAATGCTCCTTTACTTGTTCTTCCTGACTTTTCTAAAACGTTTGAgatcgaatgtgatgcttcgGGTGTTGGTATTGGTGCAGTTTTGATGCAGGATAGAAAGCctattgcttacttcagtgagaagcttggaggcgccaCACTCAACTACCCAACTTATGATCAAGAGTTGTATGCTTTGGTAAGAGCTCTTCAAACATGGCAAcactatctttggcctaaggagtttgtTATCCACACGGATCATCAGTCCCTGAAACACCTTAAGGGCCAacagaagctgaacaagagGCATGCCCGCTGGGTTGaattcattgagacatttccttatgtcatcaaatacaagcaaggtaaggaaaacGTTGTGGCTGATGCCTTGTCCCGAAGGTATACTCTTCTTTCAGCCCTCGAAACAAAACTTCTCggttttgaatttatcaaagaCTTGTATGCTTCTGATCCggattttaaagaaattttcaaCAAGTGTTCCAGAGTGGCTTATGGCAAGTACTATCGAAACTcgggttttcttttctatgataaccgtttgtgtgtgccccaatgttctttgagggagttgtttctcagggaatctcatggaggaggtcttatgggacactttggaaTCAAGAAGACATACAAGGCCGTGTATGATCATTTCTATTGGCCTAGCTTGATGAAGGACGTAGAGAGAATTTGTGGCCGAtgtgtggtgtgcaagaagtCCAAAGCCAAGGCATCCAATCACGGTTTGTACTCGGCCTTACCcattccttctcatccttggattgatatttctatggattttgttcttggattgcctagaactaagAATGGCCGAGactctatctttgtggttgtcgatagattttcgaaaatggctcacTTTATTCCTtgccataaaactgatgatgctgtACAAGTTGCTGATCTGTTCTTTAGGGAAATTGTGagattgcatggaatgcctaagaccattgtttctgatcgtgatgctaagtttcttagttatttttggaaaactttgTGGTCTAAGTTAGGAACGAGATTGATGTTTTCCacaacttgtcatccgcaaactgatggtcaaaccGAAGTTGTTAATCGAACTTTGTCTGCTTTGCTTAGATCTTTGGTCAAGAAAAATCTTAAGTCTTGGGAAGATTGTTTGCcacatgttgagtttgcttataatcaTGCTATGCATTCAGCTACAAAGTTCTCTCCTTTTGAAgttgtttatggttttaatcccttatctccacttgatcttttacctttacctttgagtgaaagagttagtacagaTGGTAAAAGAAGGGCGGACACCATCAAAAAGCTTCATGAACAAGTTCGAGTCAACATTGAAACCAAAACCGAGGGTTACAAAAGATATGCCAACAAGAAGCGAAAGGAGTTGGTTTTCCAAGAAGGTGACTTGGTTTGGGTTCATTTGAGGAAGGAACGATTCCCGGAAGAAAGGAAGTCCAAACTTATGCCTCGAGTCGACGGTCCATTCCGGATTCTTAGAAGGATCAATGATAATGCTTACCAGCTTGATTTGGAAGGTAAGTATGAAATCTCTTCaagttttaatgtttctgaTCTATCTCCTTTTCTTGCAGATAATCCAGATttgtggacaaatccttttgaagagggagggaatgatgtgcctcAGTCCGAGGAACTCGACCATCAGGAAGGTCAGGACATTCCAACCGAGGTTCATCGCCCCAACCAAGGCCGAGCTGTGTACCGGATCGATCCACGGATGGACGGGAAGGAGCTTAGACTGGATCCTCGACCTATCAGCCGAACTGACCGTACTGGATCGTCTCTCTCTCGGACAACTCGCCAATCTCAGACTGACGGTCAAGCCAGAAGCAACTTAGGCCGAGCCGAACTAGGAACTGGACGCGACTTCTCTCTTCTCGCACGTTTGGAACGTACCGACCGTATTGACGAACTGATCGATCCATTTGATCAGTTCATGCACTTTGATCATCCGAATCTCTCTAAGGCACAGATTCTTCATCTTTCAGAAGACTTAGGACGATTATGGTCGAAGATGGTTCAGGAGACGGACAAGACGGAACAGACGGACCGGCCCGCGACCGTCCTGCTCCTGGCCGCGGTTCAACAAGCCGAAGGGTCACTTTGA